In one window of Gemmatimonadaceae bacterium DNA:
- the nqrE gene encoding NADH:ubiquinone reductase (Na(+)-transporting) subunit E, protein MLQHYLSLFVKSVFIENMALSFFLGMCSLLAVSKKVSNAIGLGIAVTFVLGITVPLNNFLLHAVLRDGALAWLHPSLAKVDLSFLVFLSFIGTIAALTQIVEMAVERYAPALYGALGVFLPLIAVNCAILGGSLFMEQRDYNLAESTVYGIGSGLGWFMAIVALAAVREKLRYSNPPVALRGLGLTFMVTGLLAICFMAFAGIQL, encoded by the coding sequence ATGCTCCAGCACTATCTCAGCCTGTTCGTGAAAAGCGTCTTCATCGAGAACATGGCGCTCTCGTTTTTTCTTGGCATGTGTTCGCTGCTGGCGGTTTCCAAAAAGGTCTCCAACGCCATTGGCCTCGGCATCGCAGTGACCTTCGTGCTTGGCATCACCGTGCCGCTCAACAACTTCCTGCTGCATGCCGTGTTGCGAGATGGTGCGTTGGCGTGGTTGCATCCGTCGCTGGCCAAGGTCGATCTCTCGTTTCTTGTGTTCCTCAGTTTCATAGGCACCATCGCCGCGCTCACGCAAATCGTGGAGATGGCCGTCGAGCGGTATGCACCGGCATTGTACGGGGCGCTGGGTGTGTTCCTGCCGCTGATTGCCGTGAATTGCGCCATTCTCGGCGGCAGCCTGTTCATGGAACAGCGCGATTACAACCTGGCCGAGAGCACGGTGTATGGCATTGGCTCGGGACTTGGCTGGTTCATGGCCATCGTCGCGCTGGCTGCCGTGCGCGAGAAGTTGCGCTATTCCAATCCGCCCGTGGCGCTGCGCGGGTTGGGATTGACGTTCATGGTGACCGGGCTGCTGGCCATCTGTTTCATGGCGTTTGCCGGGATCCAGCTCTGA
- a CDS encoding NADH:ubiquinone reductase (Na(+)-transporting) subunit D gives MFDAQTRATLLDPLIDENPIGRQVLGICSALAVTTMLSTSMVMALAVTGVLIASNVSISLIRNWIPSSIRIIVQLTIISSMVIVTDQLLKAYSFTVSKQLSVFVGLIITNCILMGRAEAFAMQNGPKASFFDAIGNGGGYSIVLLSVASIRELLGSGRLFGVRILPLVTDGGWYQPNGLMVLSPAAFFLIGGLIWALRTWKPAQREQEATVHIESPAHDVPVSIAVDAAQKRAA, from the coding sequence ATGTTTGACGCGCAAACCAGAGCCACCCTTCTCGATCCGCTGATCGACGAGAATCCTATCGGCCGACAAGTGCTGGGCATCTGCTCGGCGTTGGCCGTGACCACCATGCTGTCCACCTCAATGGTGATGGCGCTCGCCGTCACCGGCGTGCTGATTGCCAGCAACGTGTCCATCAGCCTGATTCGCAACTGGATTCCTTCCAGCATCCGCATCATCGTGCAACTCACCATCATCTCGTCGATGGTGATCGTGACCGATCAGCTGCTCAAGGCGTACTCGTTCACGGTGTCCAAACAGCTGTCAGTGTTCGTGGGACTGATCATCACGAATTGCATTTTGATGGGCCGAGCGGAAGCGTTTGCGATGCAGAACGGTCCGAAGGCCAGCTTCTTCGATGCCATCGGAAACGGTGGCGGCTACAGCATTGTGTTGCTGTCGGTTGCGAGTATTCGCGAACTGTTGGGATCTGGTCGCCTGTTTGGCGTGCGCATTCTCCCGCTTGTCACCGACGGTGGCTGGTACCAGCCCAACGGACTGATGGTGCTGTCGCCGGCCGCATTCTTCCTGATTGGTGGACTCATCTGGGCGCTGCGCACGTGGAAGCCGGCGCAGCGCGAACAGGAAGCCACGGTGCACATCGAGTCGCCGGCGCATGATGTGCCGGTTTCCATCGCCGTCGACGCCGCGCAGAAGCGGGCGGCCTGA